A single Corynebacterium resistens DSM 45100 DNA region contains:
- a CDS encoding acyl-CoA carboxylase subunit beta, translated as MTARSSVALHRELVAELRDRLNRAARGGGDKARERHVSRGKLLPRDRINNLLDPGSPFLEIAPLAAEGMYDGKAPAAGIIAGVGLIEGRLCMVAANDATVSGGTYYPMTVKKHLRAQEIAETNHLPCVYLVDSGGAMLLNQDEVFPDRDHFGRIFFNQANMSAKGIPQLSAVMGSCTAGGAYVPAMSDESIIVENQGTIFLAGPPLVKAATGEDVTPEELGGGAMHSRISGVTDHLASDDSDALRRMREIIATLPESKPAPWLKKVPVPAPRPQTDLYDIVPTDPKIPYDAHDVIETLADENSIHEFKAEYGTSIVTAFARLEGHAVGFIANNGVIFAEAAVKGAHFIELCEQRGIPIVFLQNTTGFMVGRQYEEGGIAKHGAKMVNAVATASVPKLTVVTGGAFGAGNYSMCGRAYSPRFLWMWPNARISVMGGPQAAMTLSTVRRAQIERRGGTWSEQEQEDFEKPIREMFDEKSTCWYSTARLWDDGVIDPADTRRTLAMALDICAQAPTGERGKFGVFRM; from the coding sequence ATGACGGCGCGTTCAAGTGTTGCATTGCATCGCGAATTGGTCGCTGAACTTCGAGACCGATTGAATCGCGCTGCACGCGGGGGAGGGGACAAAGCCCGCGAACGGCATGTATCGCGTGGCAAACTGCTACCCCGCGATCGCATTAATAACTTGCTGGATCCAGGGAGTCCGTTTCTTGAGATAGCTCCACTAGCCGCCGAGGGAATGTACGATGGCAAAGCCCCAGCGGCGGGCATCATCGCCGGCGTTGGTCTCATTGAAGGGCGCCTCTGCATGGTTGCTGCTAACGATGCCACTGTCTCTGGCGGGACCTACTACCCAATGACGGTGAAGAAGCACCTCCGCGCCCAAGAAATCGCCGAAACTAATCATCTGCCTTGCGTCTACCTCGTCGATTCCGGCGGCGCGATGCTGCTTAACCAAGATGAGGTTTTCCCGGATCGCGATCACTTCGGGCGCATCTTTTTCAACCAGGCCAATATGTCCGCCAAGGGTATCCCACAGCTCTCGGCAGTCATGGGCTCCTGCACTGCAGGGGGCGCATATGTCCCCGCCATGAGCGATGAATCCATCATCGTTGAAAACCAGGGCACCATCTTCCTCGCCGGACCACCACTGGTGAAAGCCGCAACGGGCGAGGACGTTACCCCGGAAGAACTCGGTGGTGGAGCCATGCACTCCCGGATTTCCGGTGTCACGGACCATTTGGCGTCGGACGATAGTGATGCCCTGCGGCGCATGCGAGAAATCATCGCCACTCTGCCGGAATCCAAGCCAGCGCCCTGGTTGAAGAAGGTGCCCGTGCCGGCCCCACGGCCACAAACCGACCTCTACGACATCGTGCCGACAGACCCGAAGATCCCCTACGACGCGCACGACGTCATCGAAACCCTGGCGGACGAAAACAGCATCCACGAATTCAAAGCGGAATACGGCACCTCCATCGTCACGGCTTTCGCCAGACTGGAAGGCCATGCTGTGGGTTTCATCGCCAACAACGGTGTGATCTTCGCGGAAGCTGCCGTCAAGGGGGCGCATTTCATCGAACTGTGCGAACAGCGCGGCATCCCCATCGTCTTCCTGCAGAACACCACCGGCTTCATGGTTGGCCGCCAATACGAAGAAGGTGGCATCGCAAAGCACGGCGCAAAGATGGTCAACGCCGTGGCCACGGCCTCCGTTCCGAAGCTCACAGTGGTCACCGGTGGCGCATTCGGAGCTGGAAACTACTCCATGTGTGGGCGCGCCTACTCGCCGCGCTTCTTGTGGATGTGGCCCAATGCCCGCATTTCCGTGATGGGTGGCCCGCAGGCCGCAATGACCCTATCCACCGTCCGGCGCGCTCAGATCGAACGCCGGGGTGGAACATGGTCTGAGCAGGAACAAGAGGACTTCGAAAAACCCATCCGTGAGATGTTCGACGAGAAATCCACCTGCTGGTATTCCACTGCCCGCCTATGGGATGACGGCGTGATCGACCCTGCCGATACCCGCCGCACCCTCGCGATGGCGCTGGACATCTGCGCGCAAGCCCCTACTGGCGAGCGTGGCAAGTTCGGTGTCTTCCGCATGTAG
- a CDS encoding TetR/AcrR family transcriptional regulator — protein MSCTFPPLPNVEDESPRVAAKKTRRVQMLRAAADIMSVKGYHDMRLEDLGEAVGVSGPAVYRHFSGKEEILNELLTGISEHLLKEAKKLLDGVDDPRDQLETLLDFHIDFALSQPELIRLHQRELFRLADEGREKVRAAQGHYLALWAKSLAAFDPSFKGEAGKITAQLVTGMINSSQNTTRWAGKSVLRRQVALAARALVRIR, from the coding sequence CGTGGCCGCAAAGAAAACGCGCCGTGTGCAGATGTTGCGTGCTGCCGCCGACATCATGAGCGTGAAGGGGTATCACGACATGCGTCTGGAAGACCTCGGGGAGGCGGTAGGTGTCAGTGGCCCCGCAGTGTATAGGCACTTTTCGGGCAAGGAGGAAATCCTCAACGAGTTGCTTACTGGCATCTCGGAGCATCTTTTGAAGGAAGCCAAGAAACTGCTCGATGGGGTTGATGATCCACGTGATCAACTAGAGACCCTGCTGGATTTCCATATTGACTTCGCGCTAAGCCAGCCGGAACTCATCCGGCTTCACCAGCGCGAATTGTTTCGCCTAGCTGATGAAGGCCGTGAAAAAGTGCGGGCAGCGCAGGGGCATTATCTAGCGTTGTGGGCAAAATCTTTGGCAGCTTTCGATCCGTCTTTCAAGGGGGAGGCGGGGAAAATTACTGCTCAGTTAGTTACCGGGATGATCAATTCTTCGCAGAACACCACGCGCTGGGCTGGGAAATCTGTACTCCGACGGCAAGTGGCCCTTGCTGCCCGGGCGCTCGTTCGTATTCGTTAG